The Saccharothrix variisporea genome has a segment encoding these proteins:
- a CDS encoding carbohydrate ABC transporter permease, which yields MKRVAVWSGLLVVAVAFGYPFWWLVSASLKDRPHVFDNALLPSPFTPGNYVEVWRAVPLLTWTFNSVAVGVAAALAATAGSAVVAFGFAMFRFRGRDLLFGVVLATMMLPGAVTMVPVYLEWHALGLATTQVPLWAQNLFGSAFYIFLLRQFFLALPREVFDAARVDGASAWRLFTSMAVPLARPGLIVVFVFELKAAWTDLVKPLIYLRDPALYTLPRGLKTVLDRFGEGGEAQWELVLAASTVATVPMVALFLVAQRYFVRGTVTQHVE from the coding sequence ATGAAACGGGTCGCGGTGTGGTCGGGGCTGCTCGTCGTCGCGGTGGCGTTCGGGTACCCGTTCTGGTGGCTGGTCAGCGCGTCGCTGAAGGACCGGCCGCACGTGTTCGACAACGCGTTGCTGCCCTCGCCGTTCACGCCGGGCAACTACGTCGAGGTCTGGCGCGCGGTGCCGTTGCTGACGTGGACCTTCAACAGCGTGGCCGTGGGGGTCGCGGCGGCGTTGGCGGCGACGGCGGGGAGCGCCGTGGTGGCGTTCGGGTTCGCGATGTTCCGGTTCCGCGGGCGCGACCTGTTGTTCGGCGTGGTGCTGGCGACGATGATGCTGCCCGGTGCGGTGACGATGGTGCCGGTGTACCTGGAGTGGCACGCGCTGGGCCTGGCGACCACCCAGGTCCCGCTGTGGGCGCAGAACCTGTTCGGGTCGGCGTTCTACATCTTCCTGCTGCGCCAGTTCTTCCTGGCCCTGCCGCGCGAGGTGTTCGACGCGGCCCGGGTGGACGGGGCGAGCGCGTGGCGGCTGTTCACCAGCATGGCCGTGCCGCTCGCCCGGCCGGGGCTGATCGTCGTCTTCGTGTTCGAGCTCAAGGCGGCCTGGACGGACCTGGTCAAACCGCTGATCTACCTGCGCGACCCCGCCCTCTACACCCTGCCGCGCGGGCTGAAGACCGTGCTGGACCGATTCGGCGAGGGTGGTGAGGCGCAGTGGGAGCTGGTGCTGGCGGCGAGCACCGTGGCCACCGTGCCGATGGTCGCGTTGTTCCTGGTGGCGCAGCGTTACTTCGTGCGGGGCACGGTGACGCAGCACGTCGAGTGA
- a CDS encoding carbohydrate ABC transporter permease codes for MKGRAGWLFLLPWIVGFLAFTAGPMVFSLWLSLHHYDMLKPPQYIGLDNYREALTDERVGTALGNTLFFTALHVPAQVVLALALAGLLRRAGRAAGFFRTVVYLPVMTPPVALAALFLLLLNGQHGAINAFLGWFGFTGPNWTTDPVWIKPGLVVMSLWTVGSTAVLYLAALTRVPLERYEAARLDGASAWRQFWHITLPGISGTVYFTVVVNTIASLQVFTEAYTMFFGARGQQSGEGDAALFYVIHLFREAFESLRMGYASALAWGLFVVIALVTAVQVRLSRRYVHYEGEQG; via the coding sequence GTGAAGGGGCGGGCGGGGTGGCTGTTCCTGTTGCCGTGGATCGTCGGGTTCCTCGCGTTCACGGCCGGGCCGATGGTGTTCAGCTTGTGGCTGTCGTTGCACCACTACGACATGCTCAAGCCGCCGCAGTACATCGGACTGGACAACTACCGGGAAGCGTTGACGGACGAACGGGTCGGGACGGCGTTGGGCAACACGCTGTTCTTCACGGCCCTCCACGTGCCTGCTCAGGTGGTGCTGGCTCTGGCCCTAGCCGGGTTGCTGCGGCGGGCCGGGCGGGCGGCGGGGTTCTTCCGGACAGTGGTGTACCTGCCGGTGATGACGCCGCCGGTCGCGTTGGCGGCGTTGTTCCTGTTGCTGCTCAACGGGCAGCACGGGGCGATCAACGCGTTCCTGGGGTGGTTCGGGTTCACCGGGCCGAACTGGACCACCGACCCGGTGTGGATCAAACCCGGGCTGGTCGTGATGAGCCTGTGGACCGTGGGCAGTACGGCGGTGCTGTACCTGGCGGCGCTGACGCGGGTGCCGTTGGAGCGCTACGAAGCCGCGCGGCTGGACGGGGCGAGTGCGTGGCGGCAGTTCTGGCACATCACGCTGCCGGGCATCAGCGGAACGGTGTACTTCACGGTGGTGGTCAACACGATCGCCTCGCTCCAGGTCTTCACCGAGGCGTACACGATGTTCTTCGGCGCGCGCGGCCAGCAGTCCGGTGAAGGGGACGCGGCGCTGTTCTACGTGATCCACCTGTTCCGGGAGGCCTTCGAATCGCTGCGGATGGGGTACGCCTCGGCGCTGGCGTGGGGGTTGTTCGTGGTGATCGCCCTGGTCACGGCCGTGCAGGTGCGGTTGTCGCGGCGGTACGTGCACTACGAAGGCGAGCAGGGATGA
- a CDS encoding MBL fold metallo-hydrolase, which yields MTELREVAPGVHTWVQADGTWWINNAGAVHAGGEVVLVDTCATRRRTQAFLDAVSAATGGAPVKVAVNTHLHGDHVYGNALLPSSTVIAAHELTRQGVLADFILANTPPVWSPTPDWGIDAVRPPTLTFRDEITLHAGDKPIVVRHPGFAAHTVGDAVAWLPEDRVLFTGDLVFHGVTPLIAMGSLAGALKSVDWLRTFDPLVVVPGHGPLVDGQRWTDVLDAHARYYEFVATTAESALIRGLTPLEAAREADPGEFAAWPDGERLVLNLHRAFADQRGTDVDIAAALGDAIAYHGGPLHCAV from the coding sequence ATGACCGAGCTTCGGGAAGTCGCGCCCGGCGTGCACACGTGGGTGCAGGCGGACGGCACGTGGTGGATCAACAACGCCGGCGCGGTGCACGCGGGCGGCGAGGTCGTGCTGGTCGACACGTGCGCGACGCGGCGGCGGACGCAGGCCTTCCTGGACGCGGTGTCGGCGGCGACCGGTGGCGCGCCGGTGAAGGTCGCGGTGAACACCCACCTGCACGGCGACCACGTCTACGGCAACGCCCTGCTCCCGTCGTCCACGGTCATCGCGGCGCACGAGCTGACCCGCCAGGGCGTGCTGGCCGACTTCATCCTGGCCAACACGCCACCGGTGTGGTCACCGACGCCCGACTGGGGCATCGACGCCGTGCGCCCGCCGACGTTGACGTTCCGCGACGAGATCACCCTGCACGCGGGCGACAAGCCGATCGTCGTGCGACACCCCGGTTTCGCCGCGCACACCGTGGGTGACGCGGTGGCGTGGCTGCCCGAGGACCGCGTGCTGTTCACCGGCGACCTGGTCTTCCACGGCGTGACGCCGCTGATCGCGATGGGCTCCCTGGCCGGCGCGCTGAAGTCGGTGGACTGGCTGCGCACCTTCGACCCGCTGGTGGTCGTGCCGGGCCACGGCCCGCTCGTGGACGGTCAGCGGTGGACCGACGTGCTCGACGCCCACGCCCGCTACTACGAGTTCGTGGCCACCACCGCCGAGTCCGCCCTGATCCGGGGCCTGACCCCGCTCGAGGCGGCCAGGGAGGCGGACCCGGGCGAGTTCGCGGCGTGGCCGGACGGCGAACGCCTGGTGCTCAACCTGCACCGCGCGTTCGCCGACCAGCGCGGCACCGACGTCGACATCGCCGCCGCCCTGGGCGACGCCATCGCCTACCACGGCGGTCCGCTGCACTGCGCGGTCTGA
- a CDS encoding ABC transporter substrate-binding protein has product MRWLLVGLVVVVLGGCGGVGARPADGPNVLVTMGFGLPDEHATARVAVFRSANPGVDVRINEGAFDEQQFLSAVAAGDPPDLVYAERRKLGSYAARGAVVSLDDCVRAHGVDLGAFREAALRQVTHDGQVYGLPDFATVRVLILNNPVLRAAGVESLSTADWAGLADTTALLARPRHIAFDPKVPEFLPLWAKANGVDIVGSRLDDPRVVEAVRFTTDLVRRQGGWASFKALRDTFDQFGAQNAFVTGQVAAMPMESWYLNTLATNSPDVDVTIAPFTDRRGEPLTESSGQAWAIPKGARHPELACRFLVTMTAADTWVTAATARRDALAAKGRPYGGTFTGNRVADERIFRDVFDPKGNRILERAVPQVLALQDKAFALPPSPAASELVRAWEGGVNRVLTGRQSPEEAMAQAQREAEKALRRVGSR; this is encoded by the coding sequence GTGCGGTGGCTTCTGGTCGGGTTGGTGGTCGTGGTTCTCGGCGGCTGCGGTGGGGTGGGGGCTCGGCCTGCCGACGGGCCGAACGTGCTCGTCACCATGGGGTTCGGGTTGCCCGACGAGCACGCCACGGCCCGGGTCGCGGTGTTCCGCTCGGCCAATCCCGGAGTGGACGTCCGGATCAACGAAGGGGCGTTCGACGAGCAGCAGTTCCTCTCCGCCGTGGCCGCCGGGGACCCGCCCGACCTCGTCTACGCCGAACGGCGCAAGCTGGGGAGTTACGCGGCTCGGGGCGCGGTGGTGAGCCTGGATGACTGCGTTCGTGCGCACGGGGTCGATCTCGGTGCGTTCCGGGAAGCCGCGCTGCGCCAAGTCACCCACGACGGCCAGGTCTACGGGTTGCCCGACTTCGCCACGGTTCGGGTGCTGATCCTCAACAACCCCGTGCTGCGGGCCGCCGGGGTCGAGTCGCTGTCCACAGCGGACTGGGCCGGCCTGGCGGACACCACCGCGTTGCTGGCTCGGCCCCGCCACATCGCGTTCGACCCGAAAGTCCCCGAGTTCCTCCCCCTCTGGGCCAAGGCGAACGGCGTGGACATCGTCGGCAGCCGGCTGGACGACCCCCGGGTCGTGGAGGCGGTCCGGTTCACGACCGACCTCGTGCGGCGGCAAGGGGGTTGGGCGTCGTTCAAGGCCCTGCGGGACACGTTCGACCAGTTCGGGGCGCAGAACGCCTTCGTGACCGGGCAGGTGGCGGCGATGCCGATGGAGTCCTGGTACCTCAACACCCTCGCCACCAACTCGCCCGACGTGGACGTGACCATCGCGCCCTTCACCGACCGCCGCGGCGAGCCGTTGACCGAGTCCTCGGGCCAGGCCTGGGCGATCCCGAAGGGCGCGCGTCACCCGGAACTGGCGTGTCGGTTCCTGGTCACGATGACCGCCGCCGACACCTGGGTCACGGCGGCGACGGCGCGGCGGGATGCGTTGGCGGCCAAGGGGAGGCCGTACGGGGGGACGTTCACCGGGAACCGGGTGGCGGACGAGCGGATCTTCCGGGACGTGTTCGACCCGAAGGGGAACCGCATCCTGGAGCGTGCTGTACCGCAGGTGCTCGCGTTGCAGGACAAGGCGTTCGCGCTCCCGCCCAGCCCGGCGGCCAGCGAGCTGGTCCGGGCCTGGGAAGGCGGGGTGAACCGGGTGCTCACCGGGCGGCAGAGTCCGGAAGAAGCGATGGCACAGGCTCAGCGGGAGGCTGAAAAGGCGCTTCGACGGGTGGGGTCCCGGTGA